TGGCCGCCGCGATCCACGACGACACCGCGCCGGCCTCTGAAATTCCCTCTTCGAGAATCTGCCCCTTGGTATCTTCGCGGTAGTAGAGCATCGACCCGAGGTCTTCGGGTTCGTACAACTGGCCGAGCGGCGAATAAATCCCGACCTGGCGGAACATGTTGGCCATGCCGAACGTGCGCGCCTCGTCGGCAACGATCGGCACGACGCGCTGGCCGAGTTCCGCGTCCTTGAGCAGCGCGGTCAGCATGCGTACCAGCGCCATCGTCGTCGACATCTCGCGGCCAGCCGCTTCCAGCGCGAATTGTCCCCAGGTTTGCAGCGAAGGAACGGTCAGCCCCTTCGATGCGACTCTCCGCCTTCTGGGCAGATAGCCTCCCAAGGCAGCCCGGCGCGCATGCAGATACTGCATCTCCGGACTGTTCTCCGCTGGCTTGTAAAACTTCACCTGCTCGACGTCCTCATCCGACAGCGGCAAGCGGAAACGATCGCGAAACGCCTTCAGGTCGTCGAACCCGAGCTTCTTCTGCTGGTGCGTCGTCATCCTGCCCTGCCCCGTCGTGCCCATGCCGAAGCCCTTCATCGTCTTGGCGAGAATCACCGTCGGCTGGCCGCGATGGTCGAGCGCCTTCGCGTAAGCCGCGTGCAGCTTGCGCACGTCATGGCCGCCGCGGCGCAGGCGGTTGATATCCTCGTCACCCAGTTGCCCGGCGAGCGCCGCGAGGTCGGGATTCTGGCCGAAGAAGCGTTCGCGGTTATAAGCGCCGTCGTTGGCCGAGAAGGTTTGGAACTGGCCGTCGACCGTATGGGCGAACGCGCGCAGCAATGCGCCGGTGCTGTCGCGGGCAAACAATGCGTCCCAGTCTGAACCCCACACCACCTTGATCACGTTCCAGCCCGCGCCGGTGAATTGCGCTTCGAGTTCGTCGATGATGCGACCGTTGCTGCGCACGGGCCCGTCGAGCCGCTGCAGGTTGCAGTTGATCACAAACACGAGGTTGTCCAGCCCCTCGCGCGCCGCAAGCGACAGCGCACCGGTCGATTCCGGCTCGTCCATCTCGCCGTCGCCGAAGAAGCCCCACACCTTGCGGCCCCCGGTCTGGGCAAGGCCGCGGTTCTGCAGATAGCGCATGAAGCGCGCCTGGTAAATCGAGTTGATCGGGCCGATGCCCATCGAGCCGGTCGGGAATTGCCAGAAGTCCGGCATCAACCACGGATGCGGATATGAACACAACCCGGGTCCGGCAATTTCACGCCGGTAGTGCTGCAGGTGTTCCTCGCTCAGGAATCCTTCGAGGAAGGCCCGCGCGTAGACGCCCGGTGACGAATGCGGCTGGAAATACACGAGATCGCCACCGGTGCCCTCACCGGCCGCTGGCGCCGCAGCGCGAAAGAAATGGTTGAAGCCCACTTCGAACAGATCCGCCGCCGATGCATAGCTCGCGATGTGCCCGCCGAGTTCGCCATATGCCTTGTTCGCGCGCACGACCATCGCGAGCGCATTCCAGCGCAGCGCGGCGGCGAGCCGCTCCTCGAGTTCGAGATTGCCTGGATAGCGCGGCTGCTGTTCGAGCGGAATCGTATTCGTGTAGGGCGTGACGCGGGCGCGCGAAGACTCGACACCGAGCGTCAGTGCGTGCCCGGCCAGACGATCGAACAGATACTGTGCGCGTTCTGTGCCGACATGAGCGACCACCGCATCGAGCGCCTCCAGCCATTCCGCCGTTTCGTCGGGGTCGCTGTCTTCCCGGCCTCGTCCAAGGCATTGCAGCTGTTTGCTACCGCTGGATAAATCCGTCATGGCACAACTCCGGGAGGCGTTCGGTTCATGGATGGCTCGATACATGTTAGCCATCCAGTCGCAAAATATGCCTCTCTTTTACTTGCGATGCACCACCTCGATAGTGTATTTATTCTGCACAGGCTCCCGTTTCCAGAATATTTCATCTATGACCTCGCCACCCAGACGGCTCGATCGCATCGACATCGGCATCCTCAGCCAGTTGCAACAGAATGCCCGCATCACTAATTCCGAGCTGGCTCGATCGGTCAACCTGTCGCCGACTCCGTGCTTCAACCGTGTCCGCGCCCTCGAAAAGCTCGGCTTGTTCAAGCAGCAGGTCACCCTGCTCAATCCCGAACTGCTGGGCCTGAAAATCAACGTGTTTATCCAGGTGAGTCTTGAGAAGCAGGTCGAGGATGCGCTTCAGCGCTTCGAGCGGGCGATCTCGGAACGTCCGGAGGTGATGGAGTGTTACCTGATGTCGGGCGATGCCGACTACCTGCTGCGCGTGGTCATGCCGGACATGAAGACGCTGGAGCGATTCATCCTCGAGCGTCTGACGACGATCCCGGGTGTCTCGAACATCCGTTCCAGCTTCGCCCTCAAGCAGGTGCGTTACAAGACGGCGCTGCCGTTGCCGTCGTCAGGACTGACGCTGGTCGATCCCGACGACATCTCGACGGACTGGAGTTGAAGGCTCAGAGAATGTAGCCGACGCCTGCTTTTCTAAAACGGATCGGCCTGCCTTCCAGGTCGACGCGCCAGGCGGCGCCTACGACATCCACCATTCGATTGCGCGGGCACGTCCTGTCATCAGCCAGCAGGACGGCCAGCCCGCGTACCTCAGAACAGGTGACGAATGCCAACCTGCACACCGGTTTCGCTCTGACCTTTGTCCGGTGTAAGGAACGAACCTGTCGTAATGCTGGCGCCCGCCATCTTGAACTGGGCAGTGTTGCGATTATTCAGCCGCGACACAACGCCATACAATCGCGTGGCCTTCGAAAGGTCGTAGTTCACAATCGCGCTCATCTGGCTTGCATCATTGCCCAGCGACGAGCTGTCCTTGATGAACGCATATCCGGCACCAGCGCTCAGGAAAGGAGTGAACCGGTAGTCGGCTGACAGCGACCAGGTGCTGTGCCAGTTGCCGGCTACGTTGCCGACCGGACCGACCGTCGGATCATATTTTCCCGCTGGATTAGACAACGCGTTGCCCGTCGTCGCGGAGATCACGTCGTTCGCCCTGAAAAAGCCGAGATAGATCTTTCCCAGGCCATAGTCAACGTTTCCGCCTGCCATGATCTCCTGAACACGGACAGAGGCTGTCGCATTCGCTGCGTTCAGGTAGGCCAGCGCGAGATAAACCGGACCCTGAGTGGTCTGCAGCCCGGCCTGGTAGACAGCATTACCCGCAAGCGTGCCGGGTTGCCCGCCGACCGAATAGTGCAGCTCGAGCTGGGTGTTCGCCAGTTTCGGAGAGATGTAGCTGATGTCGTTATCGACGCGGGCCTGCCAGTTGGCGAAATTGTTATAGCCCGATCCGTACGTCGCGGCACCGAAGGCGTCCATGTTGCCGCTATATACAAACATCGGCGAGTTCTGACGCCCAAACCTGAGTTCGCCCCAAGGCGCTCCCACGCCGACCCACGCCTGCCGGTCGAAAAAGCGGTAGGAATTCTGCTGCTTGCCTGTGCCCGGATCGAACCCGCTCTCCAGGGCGAACATGGTCCGGTACCCTCCGCCCAGATCTTCCGTTCCCCGCAGGCCCCAACGGCTCGTGAGTTCCCCGTTATTCCCGAGCACGGCCAGCGACGTATTCCTCCCTCCCACCTTCGCCGTCTGATAGCCTGCAAAAACGTCGAGTATCCCGTATAGCGTCAGCGACGACTGCGCGTGCGCCTGCCCCGCGCAGACTGCCCCGATCGCTGCCATGACGACCACTTTATATTTATGGTTCAGTTTTTTCATCTTATCTCCTGTCGTTGGACCAACCAGTTCAAAACAAAATCGCCTGTATCAGCTCACTGCTTGCGCAGCCAGTTGCTTCTTCACAATCAGAGCGCAAGCCTTTGTCTATCCCGTTACCGCTGACACTGAAATTGCTACCCATGTCTGCTCCCCCGAAAAAATCTCATATAGCGGATCCGGGTACCGCATCACATCAGACGGCGTCGGGCACCCTGCGCGTCTTGAGGAACGCTTCGAGGGTCTCGCCCCGCATGCTGGCGTACATGCCCAGATTCGTCGTCTTCACCACCCGCGCGAACTTCTCGAGTACGAAGAAGCACACGCCGTAGCGAATCAGGCCAAGCCAGTCCGTGTTGTCGACGAGTGTCCGTTCCTCTGCAGTCAAGCCCGCGGTGTCGTACGCAGATGCCCGGTCCTCGAGCCAGCGCGAGCGCGCCTGCGGGTCACGCATCATCCAGAAGAAGCGGTTCAGGCGCATTGCCTTGATGCTCTGGCGAATATCGAACGGGTAGGTACCGGTCAACTCTTCGATGCCAACCAGTTGAGGGTTCATTGCGTCACCTCTTCTTCGTAAATCGTCACGGCCATCGCGGTACTCGTCGCGAGGTAGTAGTTGCGATGAAGTTCGCGAACCTTCGGCCCCAGCGCGCCGCGCATCGCCAGCCACATGATGGTCTCGACGCTCTCCGCGCCACCGAGGCGCACATAGTCGACGTGTTTCATCGCCGCGAGCCGCGCCGGGTCATTGACGATCAGGTCGAGGAACTCCATGTCCCAGTCCTCGTTGTTGAAACCGCTGCGCTCCCCGTGGACCTGATGTGAGAGACCGCCCGTCCCCACCACCACGACGTCGAGATCCTGCTCGAAAGACTCGATCGCACGGCGCAGCGCCTGGCCCAGGCGATAGCAGCGGTTCGCGGTCGGCAGCGGATATTGCAGGACGTTGACTTCCAGCGGCACGAGCGACACAGGCCAGCCGCCGTCATGCGGCAACATCAGCGATAGCGGCGAGTTGCAACCGTGGTCGAGCGCCCGGTCCTGGAAGATCGTCAGATCGAACTCATCCGCAACGAGTTGCTCTGCAATGTGGATCGCCAGATCGGGATGTCCGGCGATGTCCGGAAGCGGACGCTTTCCACCGCCCTCGTCCGCAAACTCATGATTCGCGGAAACGCCGAGCGCGAACGTCGGATAGCAGTCGAAGAAGAAGCTGTTCGCGTGATCGTTGTAGAACATCACCATCACGTCGGGCTTGCGTTGTGCAAGCCATTGCGCGACCGGTTCGTATCCCTTGAAGAGGGGTGCCCATGCGGGATCGTTCTGCTTGCCCTTGTCATATGCGAGGCCAATCGTCGGTACGTGCGACGTGCCGATGCCGCCTACAATCCTTGCCATATCGATATCTTCCGTTGCTTCCGCCCTCATCGCGCAGGCGGGTAAATCGAATAGGCCGTGTCCATCCCCGGGATGCGAACTGCGACCTCTTGGGATACAAAGATATAAAAAACGCACAGTCTTTCGAAAGTGCGGGTTAACCACATACACTGGGTAAAAACCGCTTATTTACCGGGGTTTTACGTCTCACCGCCGGCGCGGATGGCGTTGAAAGCCGCGCCGAATCAGGGGCGAATTGGTATCCTGAATGCCTGGCGGGACCGGATCGGCCGACCTGGTGGAAGAATCAGCCATAACTGAATCAGATACCGAAAGAACGAACTCGCAATACGGCAGGCGCGCATGGTGCGGCAGGTAGCATCTCGCTATACTTTCGCCAAACGGAACAGATAGACATGAACGGCACAACCCAGCAGGCGATTGTTCAGACGCTGCGCGAACGAATCCTTTCCGGCGAACTGGAACCGGGACAGCGCCTCGTCGAAGCGCAAATCGCGCAGTGGCTTGGCGTGTCACGCACGCCGCTGCGTTATGCGCTGAGCGTGCTCTCGTCCGAAGGACTGCTGGAACGCTCGGGCGCGCGAGGCTACGTCGTGCGGCGCTTCAGCGTCAACGACGTGCTCAACGCAATCGACGTGCGCGGCGTGCTCGAAGGGCTGGCCGCCCGTTCCGTTGCCGAGCGTCGGGTCGACGCTGCGCTCGCCCGATCGCTCGAAGACTGCCTCAAGGAGGGAGACGAGATCCTCAGCGCCGGCTTTCTGAAGGAAGGCGATGAAATGCGATACGCGTCGATGAATGGACGCTTTCATGCACTGATCGTGGACGCCGCACAGAATGTGGCCGTTAGCGCCGCACTCCATCTGAATGACAAGATTCCGTTCGTCTCTCCACTCACGGTCGTGTTCGATGAAACGGCCAGAGAGCGCCAGTTCATGATGCTGATGTACGCGCACCGTCAACATCACGCAATCGTGGGCGCGCTGCTGAACGGCGAAGGAGCGCGCGTGGAAGCATTGATGAAAGAGCACACCCATATTTCGAAGGAAAGTCTCAACCTGTCCTCTCCCAGGCTCCATCTGATTTCCGGCGCAGCATAGCGCGGGCCTCATCACCTTTCCCGATCATCGAACTCCACTCACCGGCACGTCATCCGTGAGCAACAGCGAACTTCTCAACCTCGCCCATCTGCGTGCGTTCAAACTTGTTGCCGATACCGGCAGCGCGACCCGTGCCGCCCTGGCGCTCTTTCGGGCCCAGTCCGCCGTCACGCGCTCGGTGCAGGAACTGGAGTCGGCGCTCGGCGAGCAGCTTTTCGAGCGCAAGCCGTCGGGGATGTTGCCGACACCGGTCGGCCGCGCGGTGCTGGAGCGCTGCGAGCGGATCTTCGCCGAGCTCGAGGAGCTTGCGCAGTGGTGCGCGGTGCGGCAGGTGCGGCGACGCGCCCCTGCGGAAGGCACGCTGCCGGCCTATCTGCTGAACGCACGCCGGCTTCAGTTGTTCGTCGCGCTCGCGCGCCACCGGCACATGCCAACGGCTGCCGCCACGTTCGGCATCACCCAGCCTGCGGTGAGCAGCGCGATTCGCGTACTCGAAAGCGGCGCGGGCCTGCGCCTGTTCCATCGCAGTGCGCGCGGCATCCTGCTGACCACCGAAGGCGAAACATTCCTGCTGCATGTGCGCCGCGCCTTGAACGAATTGCGACATGTGCCTGACGACATCGCCGCGCTGCACGGCAAAATCCAGGGTTCGGTAACGGTCGGCGCGCTTCCGCTTGGCCGGACGCTGATTCTTCCCAACGCAATCGCCCGGATGACAGCACGGCACCCCGGCGTGCGGGTCGTCACCGACGAAAGCGCCTACGAAACGCTCGTCGCCGGGCTGCGTGCGGGCGACATCGACTTTATTCTGGGCGCGCTGCGCGGCAACGATGCGGCAAGCAGTCTCCAAAACGAGCGGCTGATGGCGGAAGAGATGGTCGTGCTGGCGCGCCGCGATCACCCTCTGGCAAACGCACGGGGGTTGACCATCGCAGACCTGCGCAACGCGCAATGGATTCTGCCGCGCAGCCACGCACCCGCACGCGGCCTCTTCGAATCACAGTTCCGTCGCCTGAAGCTGAAGCCGCCGATGCCTACCGTCGAAACGGCGGACCTGGCGGTCATTCGCGGCGTGCTGCTGGGGACGGACATGGTAGCGGCGCTGTCCGCGCGGCAGTTGTTCTACGAGTGCGAGTCCGGCCAGCTCGCTGTCCTCGACGTCGCACTGCATAACACACAGCGCAACATCGGGCTTACGGTCCGCGCGGAAGGGACACCGTCTCCCGCCGCACGCGCGCTGATCGATGCGATCCGGCTGGCGATAACCGACGTGGCGCGCGCCGTGAAAAAAACCGGTCGCAGGTGACCGCCACTCCGCGAGGCAGTCTGGCTATCAGAGTGCCTCTCCGGCGAGGCCATCGAAGAACCTTTTCCAGTCGAAGGGAACGGGCAATGCGGTGTATTCGATGCCCTGTTCCTGCATGGCATCGAATACACCGTCCTGCAAGCGGGCACAAGCTTCGCTCATCCATGGCTCGATACCCGCTTCGCGCAGCGTCCCCGACACCTCGCGCATTTCGGCGGCACGGCGGCGGCCATGCTCCGCCACCCGGCTAACGAGGTAGCCGGCAAGGTCCGGGTCGCGCTGCATTTTGGCGAAGGTCTCCGCAAGCGACGCGAGCACGATCGAATCGGCATCGTAGCAGCGCGCCGCACGCAGGCATTCCACAGTCAGCGCCTCGATACCCTTGATCATCACGCTACGGCACATCTTTGCCGCTGAGGCAACGCCGATCTGGCGTCATGGGCCGCAAGCCCCGCGCCGAGGATGCCACCGGCTTCACCGAAGCCGACAAACGCGATCCGGGTCTTCATACCGGTCCCCGTCATGTGGATGCGGCAACGCCTGCCTGCTGGAGCGCCGCCACGTCAAGCGCATCGGCGCGGCGCTCACCTGTCACCGCCACTGCGCGCTTCAAGACAGGTCTCCTGTCACGGCCGGCGTGATGCGCATATAGCCTTCAGCGTATTTGATATCGCGAGCCGCGGTAATGCCGATATTGCGCTTGGCCTGTACGCCGCGCTGCAAAGCCACACGCGTGTAGTACTCCCACAGGTGTTCCTGCCCTGCCATGCACTCGATTGCGCGCCGTTTGATGTCCCACACCTCGGTAATGTCGAGGAACGTGTTGGGCATCCACTCGCATTGTTCGGTCTGGTGGGGTTCGAAAGCGTACAGCGGCGGTGCGCCGACCACCTTCTGCCCGGGGTTGTGACCTTCAGCCTGCGCGATGATGCGCGCTTCCTGCGCAACGTGCATCGCGAGCGGGTGATCAAAATTGTAGGGGTCCTTCGGCGAGTGGCTCAGCACGAACGCAGGCTGCATTTCCCGGTAAACGTCGACAAGCCGCATCAGTGCTTCATCCGGCACGCGCAGTGGATAGTCGCCGAGATCGAAGAATTCCACTTCGGCACCCAGAATGTCGGCGGCCCGCTCTGCTTCTTCGCGACGCGCCGCCTTGACTTTCTCCACAGTCATTTCGCCCTTGCGCCAGAGCTTTGCGGACTCGCCGCGCTCGCCGAAGGACAGGCACACCACCTTCGCCCGGTATCCATTCTTCTTGTGAAGCGCGATCGCACCACCCGCCCGCCATACGAAGTCGGC
The DNA window shown above is from Paraburkholderia sp. BL10I2N1 and carries:
- the mdeB gene encoding alpha-ketoglutarate dehydrogenase, whose amino-acid sequence is MTDLSSGSKQLQCLGRGREDSDPDETAEWLEALDAVVAHVGTERAQYLFDRLAGHALTLGVESSRARVTPYTNTIPLEQQPRYPGNLELEERLAAALRWNALAMVVRANKAYGELGGHIASYASAADLFEVGFNHFFRAAAPAAGEGTGGDLVYFQPHSSPGVYARAFLEGFLSEEHLQHYRREIAGPGLCSYPHPWLMPDFWQFPTGSMGIGPINSIYQARFMRYLQNRGLAQTGGRKVWGFFGDGEMDEPESTGALSLAAREGLDNLVFVINCNLQRLDGPVRSNGRIIDELEAQFTGAGWNVIKVVWGSDWDALFARDSTGALLRAFAHTVDGQFQTFSANDGAYNRERFFGQNPDLAALAGQLGDEDINRLRRGGHDVRKLHAAYAKALDHRGQPTVILAKTMKGFGMGTTGQGRMTTHQQKKLGFDDLKAFRDRFRLPLSDEDVEQVKFYKPAENSPEMQYLHARRAALGGYLPRRRRVASKGLTVPSLQTWGQFALEAAGREMSTTMALVRMLTALLKDAELGQRVVPIVADEARTFGMANMFRQVGIYSPLGQLYEPEDLGSMLYYREDTKGQILEEGISEAGAVSSWIAAATSYSVHDLPMLPFYIYYSMFGFQRIGDLIWAAADQRARGFLIGATSGKTTLGGEGLQHQDGSSHLAASTIPNCRAYDPAFAYEVAAIIDEGAREMVERQRDVFYYVTVMNENYAQPSVPQGDPQALREGILKGIYPLQPETKDAARVQLLGSGAILGEVIAAQQMLKDDWGIEAAVWSVTSFTELQRAGMAAERLARFGESAPVPYVTAALEASSGPVIAATDYVRAIPELIRAYVPRRYVTLGTDGFGRSDTRQALREFFEVDRASIVIAALKALSDDGAIDAGVVGVARRRYGKAGSPGAASWER
- a CDS encoding Lrp/AsnC family transcriptional regulator, translated to MTSPPRRLDRIDIGILSQLQQNARITNSELARSVNLSPTPCFNRVRALEKLGLFKQQVTLLNPELLGLKINVFIQVSLEKQVEDALQRFERAISERPEVMECYLMSGDADYLLRVVMPDMKTLERFILERLTTIPGVSNIRSSFALKQVRYKTALPLPSSGLTLVDPDDISTDWS
- a CDS encoding porin, which translates into the protein MKKLNHKYKVVVMAAIGAVCAGQAHAQSSLTLYGILDVFAGYQTAKVGGRNTSLAVLGNNGELTSRWGLRGTEDLGGGYRTMFALESGFDPGTGKQQNSYRFFDRQAWVGVGAPWGELRFGRQNSPMFVYSGNMDAFGAATYGSGYNNFANWQARVDNDISYISPKLANTQLELHYSVGGQPGTLAGNAVYQAGLQTTQGPVYLALAYLNAANATASVRVQEIMAGGNVDYGLGKIYLGFFRANDVISATTGNALSNPAGKYDPTVGPVGNVAGNWHSTWSLSADYRFTPFLSAGAGYAFIKDSSSLGNDASQMSAIVNYDLSKATRLYGVVSRLNNRNTAQFKMAGASITTGSFLTPDKGQSETGVQVGIRHLF
- a CDS encoding protocatechuate 3,4-dioxygenase (extradiol catechol dioxygenase that catalyzes the oxidative cleavage of substituted catechols; part of the bacterial aromatic compound degradation pathway); the protein is MNPQLVGIEELTGTYPFDIRQSIKAMRLNRFFWMMRDPQARSRWLEDRASAYDTAGLTAEERTLVDNTDWLGLIRYGVCFFVLEKFARVVKTTNLGMYASMRGETLEAFLKTRRVPDAV
- a CDS encoding gallate dioxygenase; its protein translation is MARIVGGIGTSHVPTIGLAYDKGKQNDPAWAPLFKGYEPVAQWLAQRKPDVMVMFYNDHANSFFFDCYPTFALGVSANHEFADEGGGKRPLPDIAGHPDLAIHIAEQLVADEFDLTIFQDRALDHGCNSPLSLMLPHDGGWPVSLVPLEVNVLQYPLPTANRCYRLGQALRRAIESFEQDLDVVVVGTGGLSHQVHGERSGFNNEDWDMEFLDLIVNDPARLAAMKHVDYVRLGGAESVETIMWLAMRGALGPKVRELHRNYYLATSTAMAVTIYEEEVTQ
- a CDS encoding GntR family transcriptional regulator, producing MNGTTQQAIVQTLRERILSGELEPGQRLVEAQIAQWLGVSRTPLRYALSVLSSEGLLERSGARGYVVRRFSVNDVLNAIDVRGVLEGLAARSVAERRVDAALARSLEDCLKEGDEILSAGFLKEGDEMRYASMNGRFHALIVDAAQNVAVSAALHLNDKIPFVSPLTVVFDETARERQFMMLMYAHRQHHAIVGALLNGEGARVEALMKEHTHISKESLNLSSPRLHLISGAA
- a CDS encoding LysR substrate-binding domain-containing protein, giving the protein MSNSELLNLAHLRAFKLVADTGSATRAALALFRAQSAVTRSVQELESALGEQLFERKPSGMLPTPVGRAVLERCERIFAELEELAQWCAVRQVRRRAPAEGTLPAYLLNARRLQLFVALARHRHMPTAAATFGITQPAVSSAIRVLESGAGLRLFHRSARGILLTTEGETFLLHVRRALNELRHVPDDIAALHGKIQGSVTVGALPLGRTLILPNAIARMTARHPGVRVVTDESAYETLVAGLRAGDIDFILGALRGNDAASSLQNERLMAEEMVVLARRDHPLANARGLTIADLRNAQWILPRSHAPARGLFESQFRRLKLKPPMPTVETADLAVIRGVLLGTDMVAALSARQLFYECESGQLAVLDVALHNTQRNIGLTVRAEGTPSPAARALIDAIRLAITDVARAVKKTGRR
- a CDS encoding DUF1932 domain-containing protein; the protein is MIKGIEALTVECLRAARCYDADSIVLASLAETFAKMQRDPDLAGYLVSRVAEHGRRRAAEMREVSGTLREAGIEPWMSEACARLQDGVFDAMQEQGIEYTALPVPFDWKRFFDGLAGEAL
- a CDS encoding PIG-L deacetylase family protein, yielding MADNSMLVVSAHSADFVWRAGGAIALHKKNGYRAKVVCLSFGERGESAKLWRKGEMTVEKVKAARREEAERAADILGAEVEFFDLGDYPLRVPDEALMRLVDVYREMQPAFVLSHSPKDPYNFDHPLAMHVAQEARIIAQAEGHNPGQKVVGAPPLYAFEPHQTEQCEWMPNTFLDITEVWDIKRRAIECMAGQEHLWEYYTRVALQRGVQAKRNIGITAARDIKYAEGYMRITPAVTGDLS